The window GGAATTCTTTAAGCTTGGCCGCCTTAAAATCAAATTGTGTCAGATCAAATGGAGTCCTAAGAAGTGCATAAATGGAGACCTCTCGCACGTTGaagggctgctgctgctgctgcagcgtctGAGCCGGAGGGCAGGAAGAGGGTTTTAATTGAGCCCATGCAGGGATCAAGAGCAATGCGGCCTAGAAATGGAGGGTAAATCGGGTTGGACAGAGTGCGAATCATCCTCCCAGCTACTGTCGCCCTAAAGAGAGCAGGTGCAAACGTTTGAGACGAGCAAAGGGGGGGAAGGAAGGGTGGGGACAAAGAGATAAATAATGATGAGCTAGGCGAAGTGCTCGGCGTGATCATGGGCGGAGCGTGATCTCAAAGTCATTTTCTAATTCATCACTATGTCTAATAAACGCCGGGACAAGGATGAAATATGTGGGTGTATAATTAGCGTTATGTGTGCGCCACCTCCAAATTCATCACTCTCCCCCCCccgtctttctttctttctacaatCTCAGAGGAATCTTTATGCTGTAGCTGAAAATCCATATCATTTAGCCACCAAACACTGAAAACACTGTTAGTTTTAAACGCTTCCGTGTCATTAAGTAGCTCGATGAGCGTGGCTGTGCTGCTTGAGCGTGAGTAATGCTGTCTGGGCAAAAGGCTCTGGGGAGAACGGTGGAGGTAAAGTGATCTCTCTGGCCGCTCTACCATTACTTggtcccacacacacacacacacccccacacacagttGAAGGAAAACCTGCCCCCTTGTGGCCAAAAGATGAGGCCAAGAAAAGGACAGGATAAGAGCACATTACAATTAGAAAGGAGCTTCAAGTCTCCTCGTTAGAGACAACAATCCTTTGTTGCTTCTAAGCccacattaattattttttgctgaaaactgCACATCCTTTTCtagactttttgtttgtgtcacGACTATTCTAACCTCCTCTGTGAAGCAACAGAACAAAGACGCTTTTTATTATCGTGTGGCACTTTTGGgaaaatttcaacaaatactCAAGTTTGACATTCTCCATCCACAATTCCATCATCTCTACCCTCTACTCACTTCCTGCCCGGCTGCtgttcaatatatatatataaattttacaACACTAATCAGCAGTGCTTCAATTCTCCTTGCTCTGTTTTACCGGGGAGTGACTGGGGTGGAAGGGAATAATCGTTTTTAGAGTTGTGAGGATAATAACCAGAAAAggtcatattttgtttttgtggttagCAAAGGATCCCAGCCCTCTGGAGCGGCCCTTTCGTTTCCGAGGCTGACGCTATATTTGTCTGTCAGGAGTTACACCAGGATGCCGTGATTGTACAAACCTATGTTCGTGTACAGTACTGACCATTGAAACGACTTTCAAAACCCTGCTGGttataaagaaaaagaacaaaagaagaagaaaaaaaaccccacttgtgtctctttttttctaagaataaaaaagatagcagaGAATCCCACATTATTATCCACAGTATAAATTACATTGTAGACAGATCTTGGAAATATATATGGTACAGTTATATTTCACTAGaatttttgtatatattttttttttagatgtcaTCTACACAAACAGTGTGTATTTAAGCAGTTGTTTCTGGTCCGTGTCCGTCCGAGCACTGCATCACGTGTGGCAGAACTCTGTACTGGGCACGTTGCTGCTCTTGCAGTAGGCTATGCTGTTGTTGCTGAGGTGACAGTCTCTAAATCCAATGCCCCCGTTGGGCGTGTAAATGGGCTGGATCCGGAAGTCTCCCTTGAGCAGCTGCTCATTGTTCAGAGCCACTATCTGGAAACTGGTCTCAGTCATCTCCAGGATGGAGTTGTCCTTCTTGGTTCCCGCCTCGCAGTAGTCGTCTTTTCTCCGCCCGCGGTTGTATTTCCACTTGGTCGAGGACGACCGGCTCTTCCGGTGCATGTGCCAGCAGAACAAGCCCAGCAGCGTCACCAGGATGATGAGGACCGCTCCGCCTATAATCCCAGCCATGAGCAGCGTGGAGTTCAAGGTGTCCTGTGGGGCTTGCTCGCGTCCGGGAGGCTTAGTGGAAGCGGGCGCCTTGGTCCTGGCGTCGGAGCAGATAGTATCCTCTCCTGGCCTGTAGGAGTTCAGGGTGTCCAGAACGTGAACGCAGATCCGATACACCGAGCGGGGCTCGAGGTCAGTGAGGCTTAGGTGGCGCCGATCCCCGCTCACCGTCCTCTCCCGCATCCCTTCGTTTTGCCTTTGGCTACTTTTGACCCAAGTGACTTTGTAAGCTGTGACGGTGAAATAGGACGCCCAGCTCACCTCGATGTTGGTGGAGTTGACCACATGGAAGGAGATCTGAAGGGGATCCTCATAGGGGGGAAGTGGCCCAGGGGGGTTATTATGGATGGGTGGTAAGGGAGGAGAGGGGGAGTCGAAGTAGTAAGGGTTAGATGTGGTGATGAGGGTGGAAATCATAGTTGTGATAGGGGCGGTGGTGGGTGGAGGAGGGGGTGTGGAGCGGAGAGTGGGCCAGGGCGTTTGGTCAGGGAAAATAGGGCACTCAATAATATCCAGCGTGAGCTCTCTGATTGTCATGCCTCGCACCTTCTCTGGACTGTTACACACAAACCCCCTGGCGTTGATGGAGGACGGCAATGACTTGAGCCACACCACCACCCACTTGACAGAGCAGTCACAACGCCAGGGGTTGCTGCGCACCACGAGGTGCTTTAGGCTCGACAGGCCATCGAACACTCCGTGTGTAAGAGTCTGCAGCTGGTTGGAGGAAATATCCAGTCTTTCTAGCCTGTTTAGGTCGGCAAAGGCCGCCACAGGGATCTGGTCGATCAGGTTCTCCTGCAGACTGAGCTTGATCAGAGACTGGCTGGGTAAGAGGGGTGGGGGAAAGGTGAGGGAATTCCTAGCCAGAGCCAGCTCTCGGAGAGAGCCCAGGTCCCTGAAAGTCCCTGGCGCTATGCCCTCGTCCGTCAGTAGGTTCCCgtccagcaggaggcgctgcaGGCGCGTCACATTCTGAAAGGCCTCCTCTGCAATAACAGCTATGCGGTTCTCATCCAACCGCAGCTCCTTCAGGTCCTCAGGAAGGCCAATAGGAACACTGCTTAAGTGGTTCTTGGTAAGGAAAAGGAGCTTAAGGCTTTGCGCCTCCCTAAAGGCCCCTTCCTCCACCCCCACTGTAGAGATGGAGTTATCATCAAGGTGCAATTCCTCAAGTTTACTCAGCTGAGCCAAGGCTGCTCTGGAGATTGTTTGGATGTTGTTTTCCTGAAGATGCAggacttttgtgtttttgggcAGATTTATGGGGAATTCATCCAGCTGGTTGCCGTACAGATAAACAACTTCTATGGATTCTAGATTGTGAAATTCCATAGGGAAGCCGGCATTGTTGATCTGGTTGTTATGTAGGTAGAGGATGCTGTAGCCCTCCCCTATCCCCAGAGGCACTGATGTCAGGCTGCGTTCGTTGCAGTATATAAACGCTTTGTCACAACGGCACACTTGGGGGCAAGAAGCAATTGGGCTGAACTGCATGTGAAGGCTAAGGATGACAGTCAACCAAAACTGCAGAAATGATGCCCAATCTTTATTCCACGGTCCAGAAAGAAACTCCATAGTGGAAagccaaaaaaaggaaaaccaaaaataaaatatatatatatccccCTCCCAAAAAAGGGCAATTTTGGtatccaccaaaaaaaaaaaaaaaaaaaaaacccagaccCTGCAAAAATGTCCACCAAAGGAGAGTCTACCAACAATTTACCGTTAGTTGGGAACAAAGACAGTAATCCCGTAAATAGTCCTCAGCTGAAGAGCTACGGCCTCATTCACGGTGGCGGCTCCATCCATGCTGAGACGTCAAACAATGGTGGGACCCTTCACTCGCCGCTCCACAAAGAGCTCAGCCAGGGCCAATTTGAAGATTCGCAGGAGAAGGCCGCCACAGGCTTCGCTCGCCTGTCCGTCACACACTGCTGGTCCCAGACCACCGCAGAGCCCACAGGGGGCGGCATTTGGATCCAGCGACCTGTGGGAAAATGAAGGaaagctaaataaatgttttgttttttttcatggaatGGTTAGTTCTTGAAAAATGGGGACCTTGTTTTTTCTTCCGAGCCTTGTGTACCTTTATTtaacatacaaacacacacttttcCATCTATGTGTCCCTGTCTCTTGAATAGACAACCCGGGTCACGTATTGTTTGGAATTATACACCGACTATGTTatatagggaaaaaaaaagagtcgtCGTCTGATAAATATTCAGAACAGCTCTCACACACATCCGGTCTCACAGACATAAAGAAGGCTTTTATTCCCCTCGCGCTCTATCAAAGGAGGTAATAGAGCACTGCAAGGACACTCACTCATGGATTCACGGGGGCTTCTCGGCAACATCGGGGCCCGCTTAATggaaaacatgataaaaagaGATAAGGCTAATACAGACATCGGCTTTCTAAGTGCCAACATGGATGCACAAGACGGTTCCTGGTGAGAAGAAGACAAcatgaggggggggggggggggggggggagatgGATAAATAAGAGCTGAAcctgcttttattgttattattttctctttatttccaCCTGCTTGAGCAGACGTTGCACGGAGAGGTGCACGAGTAAACACGACTGCTTACAGTAAACAGAGGCGACTGTTTTGCCGGTGGCCCGCAGAGGAGCTTGTTATTACCAGCGCAGACTGGAATGACGTGCAGATTTAAGGCCGGGGACATTGGGGAGAAGCAGAGGCAGTCGAGGAATAGAGACACTGCGTGTCGGCTCCTCCTCCGGATCGGCGTGACATACACGACCTGCCAACTGGAATGGGATTGGAAAAATCATATTCCCCTTCAAGCTGCAATGCATGACCAATACAGGCTTATAACTTAGCACTGGAGAGATATTGAGCACCGCCCCCCCCCACACACTACCACCCCTCCGGATCCATTATTCCAACTTTTACAAGTCATCAAACACCGCTTCTTCCATCTTTGCGGGATTTAAAGATAGTGGTCGTCATCTGCAGCTTTCAGCTTTGACCGAAGCCCCTCCCCGAGTCGGCCACGGCGTTGGGAGCGAGGAGTTGAATGTTAAGCACTGCAGTGGCCATGAGTGTAGATGAAGGGTTCCTGCTCGGTTTGGAGCAGCCAGAAAGAGACGGATTGGGGAAAACAGGCAGAGTTTGTGCCTCTTTTAAGGAGAGTAGGACGCTTTTGCTAATGACATTTTGGGTGAATTACATCTGGCAGCCGTAACGGGtcaaatctgtttaaaaaaacaaacaaacaaaaaaaaaaaaaaaacagatcgaTGGATCAATGGATGCACTGATCGTGTCTTACTGACTGATCCCGGTTTTGTGTTTTACACTAACAATTATAAAACATAGAAGTGGAAAAATATGCTGCAGGTTCTTTGATGTAGCTATGAATAGATTAGAAAGTGAAGAAATCACCATGTTACCCTTAGTTAAACATGAAAGCAAAAGAATACATAGCTACTTAGTTATGAAAAATATCTCacactttatatatatatttgtgtgtataTGCTGTTTTACAGTATATATGCCACCAATACCTAGATGGGGCCTATAAGAATAGACTATTCTTATAGGCCCCATTGTCTTGTGCTTTAAAGAGTGAACTTACAAATAactcattgaaaaaaaaacatgcaacactTATGTGACTTATGTGGACGTATTTTGGACGCTCAGTTGAAAACAGAGACACTGACAAACAAATTACATGGAAGCGCCGCGAGAATACCGTCAGTGTTTTTAGCTAATTGCTAGCTAAAAACACTgacgttagcattagcttcacaGCTTTTCTCGAAAGTGATGCTATGTTTATTctttttgagaaaacaaaataatattactTTCTGCGATTCCTAGGACCGTAATGTTCAGTCAGTGGACCCTTCAGGGACAAAAACCGGATTCTCGGTTCTCCAAACCATCCTGTCTCGTTCTCCTGAACCCATCATCATCTAAGCTGGTTTTCAACCCAACTCAACCCAAATATACAACACATATAGCCgcgcttttaaaaaaatgtacccTGCCTTTGCTTGTTGTGGAGATGGGAGCCAGAGACAGAGGAGCAATCCTTTGACACACATCTGTGATCTACTTTTCTAAATTGAAAAGAgctacatttaatcaaataagCTTCAGGGGTGGTGGTGGCGATGGGGGGTGGATAAGGATAAGCAACTGCATGAGGAGATAAAATGCGGCTGAATCAACAGCAGAAGGCAGCAGCATCAAGATTATTATGGCAGCGTGAGTCAAGCGCCACCAAGAATCCAAATTATAACCTTCAAAAAGCAGCACAAGTTTACAGGAAAACACCAAAATTCCCTCATGTCAAATGCAGACAGGAACCAGCACGTCAGGGGGtgctctttcttttctttttttaatctcccCCCCCTCTCTAgctctctttcttcttttctttaatttcatttccAGTCGAGGGAGCACAGTTTCTCACCACCAGATGAACGCGGTGATACGCGACCAGGACAATCCGATTAGGAGAGTGGGTTTAGCGCCTGAAACGCaatttaagaaagaaagaaaaaaaaaaaagtttttttttttttttcattttaaatggataGGACCGTTTAAAAAGAAGGCGATCAGGTAGACTTCAAAGCGCTGCCCTGTGAGCGCTGTTCATCTGAATGAATTATTTCTAAAGGACGGGGGCAGGAGAGCGTGCAGAGCATCGAAAAGCTCCTCCAAATCAcaaaacaggaggaaaaataaaacgtaAAGCGCAGTAATCCACGGCATCCAACTAACATGAACTAAAAATGtggaattaattatttttttaaagtgtataaTGCGATGACTGTAAAGAGGTTGAGTTGTTCTGTGTGTTTGCACATACATTATAGAAAAAGTCTTCGATCTTAATGTCATTTAGGCCAGAGCCACACATGGATTTCTTTCCGTTTCTCTCCCGCTTTAACATGAGACATTCTCCGTACCTTTTGCGACCCCTCGTCCATCTCGAACCCCGCAACCGCATTTAACTTTTGCCCTCTCTCCGATCCTCCGTCCTTCATGCGGTCCCGCTGCGTGTCCGTGCGTAAAAGGCTCCCATCAGCGGCGTGGACCCGACGACTCCTCGGAACAGCGAAACATTTTTATCCCGCATgggtcccccccccccccccccgtcctCCGTCTCCTGCGCGCTCTCTCCGTCCGTGCGTCCGCACTTTT is drawn from Xiphophorus hellerii strain 12219 chromosome 15, Xiphophorus_hellerii-4.1, whole genome shotgun sequence and contains these coding sequences:
- the flrt2 gene encoding leucine-rich repeat transmembrane protein FLRT2, with the translated sequence MEFLSGPWNKDWASFLQFWLTVILSLHMQFSPIASCPQVCRCDKAFIYCNERSLTSVPLGIGEGYSILYLHNNQINNAGFPMEFHNLESIEVVYLYGNQLDEFPINLPKNTKVLHLQENNIQTISRAALAQLSKLEELHLDDNSISTVGVEEGAFREAQSLKLLFLTKNHLSSVPIGLPEDLKELRLDENRIAVIAEEAFQNVTRLQRLLLDGNLLTDEGIAPGTFRDLGSLRELALARNSLTFPPPLLPSQSLIKLSLQENLIDQIPVAAFADLNRLERLDISSNQLQTLTHGVFDGLSSLKHLVVRSNPWRCDCSVKWVVVWLKSLPSSINARGFVCNSPEKVRGMTIRELTLDIIECPIFPDQTPWPTLRSTPPPPPTTAPITTMISTLITTSNPYYFDSPSPPLPPIHNNPPGPLPPYEDPLQISFHVVNSTNIEVSWASYFTVTAYKVTWVKSSQRQNEGMRERTVSGDRRHLSLTDLEPRSVYRICVHVLDTLNSYRPGEDTICSDARTKAPASTKPPGREQAPQDTLNSTLLMAGIIGGAVLIILVTLLGLFCWHMHRKSRSSSTKWKYNRGRRKDDYCEAGTKKDNSILEMTETSFQIVALNNEQLLKGDFRIQPIYTPNGGIGFRDCHLSNNSIAYCKSSNVPSTEFCHT